In Ostrea edulis chromosome 6, xbOstEdul1.1, whole genome shotgun sequence, a single window of DNA contains:
- the LOC125648103 gene encoding uncharacterized protein LOC125648103 produces the protein MFTFINPVEHYIREIRVPCRLEPNDRTPTNLPFVFDSRSSSRVQSPYSPRAISEPPPIYPSAKQILPPVKRQLHREILYYFGCNEEFSKNRDAVKYYKDLHSLGIAVNLENEASRQLYKSSTNCPRHRILLRRREIDRTVK, from the exons ATGTTTACTTTTATAAATCCTGTAGAACACTACATCAGAGAAATTCGAGTTCCCTGCAGACTCGAACCGAACGACCGTACACCTACAAATCTCCCGTTTGTGTTCGATTCTCGATCAAGTTCTCGAGTTCAGTCTCCGTACTCACCGAGAGCAATATCAGAGCCACCACCAATATATCCTTCCGCCAAACAGATCCTTCCGCCTGTGAAGCGACAGCTCCATCGTGAGATTCTGTACTACTTTGGATGCAATGAAGAG TTCTCCAAGAACAGAGACGCTGTAAAATATTACAAAGATTTACACTCTCTAG GGATAGCTGTGAATTTAGAAAATGAAGCCTCTCGCCAGCTCTACAAG TCTTCCACGAACTGTCCTCGCCATCGAATACTACTGAGACGTCGCGAGATTGATAGAACGGTGAAATAA